In Heliangelus exortis chromosome Z, bHelExo1.hap1, whole genome shotgun sequence, a genomic segment contains:
- the LOC139790133 gene encoding zinc finger protein 532 isoform X1 → MRWGFAFMPARLPLRLPAGPAVPRAFCGEAACPACSARLGLLLGRGAARAAAAGAPRPSELRGRHGRRLLAGSASYRCSPESRGAVWCNPAWQLARRKAVLKSHLTADPGEDGAWRVGGGSYWLYQCKDLLTIKYMTMGDMKTPDFDDLLAAFDIPDMVDPKAAIESGHDDHESHIKQNAHTDEDSHTPSSSDVGVSVIVKNVRTIDSSEGVDKDGHHSTGNGLHNGFLTSSALDGYSKDEGKSLKDDGSASETALKDSAFNQFSPISSAEEFDDDEKIEVDDPPDKEEMRANFRANVLAGSVSQQEYDKLKALGGENLIKSSIQISSSIDKNRVAKRETETNSINLSVYEPFKVRKNEDKLLKENSEKLLENRVLDGKLSAEKSETNLGSISQSKAKSSAKLSSCIAAIAALSAKKAATDMSKDLQSNSGESSPLPKDMSESPRAIEKSPEAQSLIDGAKKPSVKPPDSPRSVSSENSSKGSPSSPAGSTPAIPKVRIKTIKTSSGEIKRTVTRVLPEVDLDSGKKPEQTAPMVTSMTSLLSSPTSAAVLSSPPRAPLQSTVVTNAVAPAELAPKQVTIKPVATAFLPVSAVKTAGSQVINLKLANNTTVKATVISAASVQSASSAIIKAANAIQQQTVVVPASSLASAKLVPKTVHLANLNLLPQGAQTTSELRQVLTKPQQQIKQAIISAAASQPSKKVSRVQVVSSLQSSVVEAFNKVLSSVNPVPVYIPNLSPPANAGITLPTRGYKCLECGDSFALEKSLTQHYDRRSVRIEVTCNHCTKNLVFYNKCSLLSHARGHKEKGVVMQCSHLILKPVPADQMIASPSSNTAASMLQSPVGAGTHTVTKIQSGITGTVISAPASSPVVPAMPLDEDPSKLCRHSLKCLECNEVFQDETSLATHFQQAADTSGQKTCNICQMLLPNQCSFASHQRIHQHKSPYTCPECGAICRSVHFQTHVTKNCLHYTRRVGFRCVHCNVVYSDVAALKSHIQGSHCEVFYKCPICPMAFKSAPSTHSHAYTQHPGIKIGEPKIIYKCSMCDTVFTLQPLLYRHFDQHIENQKVSVFKCPDCSLLYAQKQLMMDHIKSMHGTLKSVEGPPNLGINLPLSTKPTTQNSASHNKEDTKCINGTEKLEKKSPSPIKKAEAKKVANPGWTCWECDRLFTQRDVYISHMRKEHGKQMKKHPCRQCDKSFSSSHSLCRHNRIKHKGIRKVYTCSHCPDSRRTFTKRLMLEKHIQLMHGIKDPDVKEMTEATNMEEREVKEDTKVPSPKRKLEEPVLEFRPPRGAITQPLKKLKINVFKVHKCAVCGFTTENLLQFHEHIPQHKSDGSSYQCRECGLCYTSHVSLSRHLFIVHKLKEPQPVSKQNGSGEDNQQENKPNHEDESSDSAASDRRCKVCAKTFETEAALNTHMRTHGMAFIKSKRMSSAEK, encoded by the exons ATTTGCTTACAATCAAATACATGACCATGGGGGATATGAAGACCCCAGATTTCGATGACCTTCTTGCAGCCTTTGACATACCAGACATGGTTGATCCAAAAGCAGCTATTGAATCTGGACATGATGACCATGAAAGCCACATAAAACAGAATGCTCACACGGATGAAGATTCTCATACCCCGTCATCCTCTGATGTCGGTGTGAGTGTCATTGTGAAAAATGTGCGTACTATTGATTCTTCTGAAGGAGTGGACAAGGATGGCCACCATTCCACAGGCAATGGCTTGCATAATGGCTTTCTGACATCATCAGCACTTGATGGTTACAGTAAAGATGAAGGGAAGTCCCTTAAAGATGATGGGTCAGCTTCTGAGACTGCACTGAAGGACTCAGCTTTCAACCAGTTTAGCCCAATATCGAGTGCTGAAGAATTTGATGATGATGAAAAAATTGAGGTGGATGACCCTCCAGATAAAGAGGAGATGCGTGCAAATTTCAGAGCAAATGTCTTGGCAGGATCTGTATCCCAGCAGGAGTATGACAAACTGAAGGCGCTTGGAGGGGAGAACCTGATTAAGTCTAGCATCCAAATTTCAAGTAGTATAGATAAAAATAGAGTTGCTAAACGAGAGACAGAGACAAACTCCATTAATTTAAGTGTCTATGAGCCTTTTAAAGTTAGAAAAAATGAGGACAAATTGCTAAAAGAGAATTCCGAGAAGCTTCTTGAAAACAGGGTACTTGATGGAAAACTGAGTGCtgaaaaaagtgaaacaaatcTCGGCAGCATTTCACAGTCCAAAGCAAAGTCTTCAGCAAAGCTTTCTTCGTGCATTGCTGCAATCGCAGCGCTGAGTGCTAAAAAGGCAGCTACAGATATGAGTAAGGATTTACAGTCTAATTCAGGAGAATCTTCTCCATTACCAAAAGACATGAGTGAAAGTCCTCGGGCTATTGAAAAATCACCTGAAGCTCAGAGTCTCATTGATGGTGCTAAAAAGCCATCTGTTAAACCACCGGATAGTCCCAGAAGTGTATCAAGTGAAAACAGTAGCAAAGGGTCTCCATCTTCTCCTGCAGGGTCAACACCAGCAATTCCTAAAGTTCGCATAAAAACCATCAAGACTTCTTCAGGGGAGATCAAGAGAACTGTTACTAGAGTGTTGCCAGAAGTTGATTTGGACTCTGGTAAAAAGCCAGAGCAGACTGCTCCTATGGTGACTTCCATGACATCTCTCCTGTCCTCGCcaacttctgctgctgttctttcttCTCCACCTAGAGCTCCTCTCCAGTCCACAGTTGTCACCAATGCAGTTGCACCTGCAGAACTTGCACCAAAACAGGTCACTATCAAGCCCGTGGCTACTGCATTTCTCCCTGTTTCAGCAGTTAAAACAGCAGGTTCACAAGTGATTAATTTGAAGCTTGCTAACAACACGACAGTGAAAGCCACTGTCATATCTGCTGCCTCAGTGCAGAGTGCCAGCAGTGCCATCATCAAAGCTGCCAATGCCATACAGCAGCAGACTGTTGTGGTGCCAGCATCCAGCCTTGCCAGTGCTAAACTCGTGCCAAAGACAGTCCATCTCGCCAACCTTAACCTTCTGCCTCAAGGTGCTCAAACCACCTCTGAACTCCGCCAAGTGCTAACCAAACCTCAGCAACAAATCAAGCAGGCAATAatttctgcagcagcctcacagCCTTCCAAAAAAGTGTCTCGAGTGCAGGTGGTATCATCTCTGCAAAGTTCTGTCGTGGAAGCATTCAATAAGGTGCTGAGCAGTGTCAACCCTGTACCAGTTTACATACCAAACCTCAGTCCCCCTGCCAATGCCGGAATAACGTTGCCAACAAGAGGTTACAAGTGCTTGGAGTGTGGAGATTCATttgctctggagaagagcctgacccaGCACTATGACCGGAGGAGCGTGAGGATTGAAGTGACGTGTAATCATTGCACAAAGAATTTAGTTTTCTACAATAAATGCAGCCTTCTTTCCCATGCTCGTGGGCACAAGGAAAAAGGAGTTGTCATGCAGTGTTCGCACCTGATTTTAAAACCAGTCCCAGCAGATCAAATGATAGCATCTCCTTCAAGCAATACTGCTGCCTCTATGCTTCAGAGCCCTGTGGGAGCTGGCACACATACTGTAACAAAGATACAGTCTGGCATAACTGGGACAGTCATATCAGCCCCAGCAAGCTCACCTGTCGTTCCAGCCATGCCCCTGGATGAAGATCCATCCAAACTCTGTAGACATAGCCTAAAGTGTCTGGAGTGCAATGAAGTTTTCCAAGATGAGACATCTCTTGCAACTCACTTCCAGCAGGCTGCAGACACAAGTGGACAA AAGACATGCAATATCTGCCAGATGCTGCTTCCTAACCAGTGCAGTTTTGCATCACACCAGAGAATTCATCAGCATAAATCTCCATACACGTGTCCTGAATGTGGAGCAATCTGCAGATCTGTCCACTTCCAGACTCATGTCACTAAGAACTGCCTGCATTATACCCGAAGAGTTGGTTTTCG CTGTGTGCACTGCAATGTTGTGTACTCTGACGTGGCAGCACTCAAGTCCCATATTCAAGGTTCTCACTGTGAAGTCTTTTACAAGTGTCCTATCTGTCCCATGGCATTCAAATCTGCTCCCAGCACGCACTCCCACGCCTACACACAGCACCCGGGTATCAAGATAGGCGAACCAAA AATAATATATAAATGCTCTATGTGTGACACTGTGTTTACTCTACAACCTTTGCTCTATCGCCACTTTGATCAGCACATTGAAAACCAGAAGGTGTCTGTTTTCAAGTGTCCAGACTGTTCTCTTCTATATGCACAGAAACAGCTTATGATGGATCATATCAAG tctATGCATGGAACTTTGAAAAGTGTTGAGGGGCCACCAAACCTGGGGATAAATCTGCCTCTCAGTACTAAACCCACCACTCAGAACTCAGCCAGCCACAACAAAGAGGACACAAAATGTATCAATGGAACAGAAAAACTGGAGAAGAAATCTCCTTCTCCcataaagaaagcagaagctAAAAAAGTGGCTAATCCTGGCTGGACATGCTGGGAGTGTGACAGGCTCTTCACCCAGAGAGATGTTTACATCTCTCACATGCGGAAAGAACATGGAAAG caaatgaagAAACATCCATGTCGACAGTGTGACAAATCTTTCAGTTCATCCCATAGTTTATGTCGTCACAACCGTATCAAGCACAAAGGCATCAGAAAGGTTTATACGTGCTC GCACTGCCCAGACTCCAGACGTACTTTCACCAAGCGGTTGATGTTAGAAAAACATATTCAATTGATGCATGGCATTAAAGACCCTGATGTGAAAGAAATGACTGAAGCAACCAATATGGAAGAAAGGGAAGTAAAGGAGGACACAAAG GTTCCTAGTCCAAAGCGTAAATTGGAAGAACCTGTACTGGAGTTCAGGCCTCCACGAGGTGCAATCACTCAGCCACTGAAGAAGCTAaagataaatgtttttaaagttcACAAGTGTGCTGTTTGTGGCTTTACCACAGAAAATCTTCTCCAGTTTCATGAACATATTCCTCAGCATAAATCTGATGGCTCATCGTACCAGTGCAGGGAGTGTGGACTCTGCTACACATCCCACGTGTCCCTCTCCAGACACCTCTTCATTGTGCATAAGCTGAAGGAGCCTCAGCCAGTATCAAAACAAAATGGGTCTGGGGAGGATaatcagcaggaaaataaaCCCAATCATGAGGATGAATCATCTGACAGTGCAGCCTCAGACAGAAGGTGCAAAGTATGTGCAAAGACTTTTGAAACTGAAGCAGCCTTAAACACTCACATGAGAACACATGGCATGGCCTTCATTAAGTCAAAAAGAATGAGTTCAGCTGAAAAGTGA